Proteins encoded within one genomic window of Eleutherodactylus coqui strain aEleCoq1 chromosome 1, aEleCoq1.hap1, whole genome shotgun sequence:
- the EIF3I gene encoding eukaryotic translation initiation factor 3 subunit I: MRPILLQGHERSITQIKYNRDGDLLFTVAKDPVVNVWYSVNGERLGTYNGHTGAVWCVDVDWDTHHVLSGSADNSCRLWDCETGKQLALLQTNSAVRTCGFDFGGNIIMFSTDKQMGYQCFVNFFDLRDPSQIEDNEPYMKINCSESKITSAVWGPLGENIIAGHENGELNQYSAKSGEIANTIKEHSKQINDIQTSRDMTMFITASKDCSAKIFDCTTLEHQKSFRTERPVNSAALSPIYDHVVLGGGQEAMDVTTTSTRIGKFEARFFHVAVEEEFGRVKGHFGPINSLAFHPDGKSYSSGGEDGYVRIHYFDQQYFEFEFES, encoded by the exons ATG AGACCCATCCTGCTTCAGGGCCATGAGCGATCCATTACCCAAATCAAGTACAACCGAGATGGGGACCTGCTTTTCACAGTTGCTAAAGATCCA GTGGTCAATGTTTGGTACTCGGTAAATGGAGAACGCCTGGGAACCTACAATGGTCACACCGGAGCAGTGTGGTGTGTGGATGTTGACT GGGACACACACCACGTGCTCTCTGGATCAGCAGATAACTCCTGCAGGTTATGGGACTGTGAAACAG GAAAACAGCTAGCTCTTTTGCAAACAAATTCAGCTGTCAGAACCTGTGGATTTGACTTTGGCGGAAATATCATCATGTTTTCAACAGACAAGCAGATGGGTTACCAGTGTTTTGTCAACTTCTTTGACCTGAGGGACCCTTCTCagattg AGGACAACGAGCCTTACATGAAGATCAACTGTAGTGAGTCAAAGATAACTAGCGCTGTTTGGGGACCTCTAGGAGAGAATATCATTGCTGGACATGAAAATGGAGAGTTGAACCAGTATAGTGCAAAG TCTGGAGAGATTGCTAACACTATCAAGGAGCACTCCAAGCAGATCAATGATATTCAGACCTCCAGAGATATGACTATGTTCATCACTGCATCCAAAGACTGCAGCGCCAAG ATCTTTGATTGCACCACTCTAGAACATCAGAAATCCTTTCGTACAGAGAGACCAGTAAATTCTGCAGCACTATCTCCAATCTATGATCAT GTTGTATTGGGAGGAGGACAGGAAGCCATGGATGTGACAACGACTTCCACCAGGATCGGTAAATTTGAAGCAAG ATTTTTCCATGTTGCGGTtgaggaggagtttggtagagttAAGGGTCATTTTGGACCCATCAACAGTTTAGCATTCCACCCAGATGGCAAAAG TTACAGCAGTGGTGGAGAGGATGGATATGTCAGAATACATTACTTTGACCAGCAATATTTTGAATTCGAGTTTGAGTCTTGA